One Misgurnus anguillicaudatus chromosome 19, ASM2758022v2, whole genome shotgun sequence genomic region harbors:
- the LOC129421039 gene encoding ecto-ADP-ribosyltransferase 5-like: MLTTGALILIVASKVVLGWDYRQAVISQSPIYLLNMSESSVDDRYYGCKEKMADLVKTKYLSEEITANISGFGTAWMTSEGKIPEPEENLNRNHLIAISVYTGRRVYNQFNQDVRSGKLKYKNLKYAWYSLHFLLTEAIQILKKTQEGCKLTYRGTSVKFNETVLHKEIRFGFFASSSLLIEEAVVFGSESCFEIETCHGAAVEIYSEYSDEKEVLIPPYETFKVTEIKKDDWCETVFVLESSGIRSDLNCAVASAESQIYPRCLSLWLTSFYILIHFSFLY, translated from the exons ATGTTGACCACTGGAGCTCTTATTCTCATTGTCGCCAGTAAAGTTGTCCTAGGATGG GATTACAGACAGGCTGTTATATCCCAATCACCAATATATCTATTAAATATGTCAGAGAGTTCAGTTGATGACCGGTATTATGGTTGTAAAGAGAAGATGGCAGACCTGGTGAAGACAAAATATCTATCTGAAGAAATCACTGCTAACATATCAGGCTTTGGAACTGCTTGGATGACCAGTGAAGGAAAGATCCCTGAACCAGAAGAAAACTTAAATAGAAACCATTTAATTGCTATTTCTGTGTACACTGGTCGTAGAGTATATAATCAATTCAATCAGGATGTTAGAAGTGGTAAACTAAAATACAAAAACCTGAAATACGCATGGTATTCACTTCACTTTTTATTGACAGAagcaatacagattttaaagaaaacacaagagGGATGTAAATTAACTTATCGTGGTACCAGTGTTAAATTTAATGAGACTGTTCTGCACAAAGAGATTCGTTTTGGCTTTTTTGCGTCCTCCTCTCTTTTGATTGAAGAAGCAGTCGTATTTGGAAGTGAATcttgttttgaaattgagactTGTCATGGTGCTGCTGTGGAAATTTACTCTGAGTATTCTGATGAGAAAGAGGTGCTGATTCCCCCATATGAGACATTTAAAGTGACTGAAATCAAGAAGGATGACTGGTGTGAGACTGTGTTTGTGTTGGAAAGCTCTGGAAtaagaagtgacttaaactgtgCAGTTGCATCAGCCGAGTCCCAGATATATCCCAGATGTCTGTCGCTGTGGCTGACTAGCTTTTACATCTTAATTCATTTctcttttttatattaa